The following proteins are encoded in a genomic region of Hypanus sabinus isolate sHypSab1 chromosome 19, sHypSab1.hap1, whole genome shotgun sequence:
- the fezf2 gene encoding fez family zinc finger protein 2, with product MASSGHLETVVSCPRQTARNGTSATTCNGATPKALAFSIERIMAKNSEPRSPTEQRQTLEKAEGKKVGKLCSPVPCMFPIQPLPYDLQAKALLNYSEVWKSNLRGSLCTSAAMCKSNCGMCYKTDLNLGPSMMSTNRLIKPQVINQTVAMPANGSLYYFNYLDTAYHPSELLHNHHLFPSHILGSQPPASLSAHQKLLLLENAKFASLAAEKYPSPQFPHKERIPGQLDQVIKENSSFPVEKNVIKNHQKLNNTSSDGKPKNFTCEVCGKVFNAHYNLTRHMPVHTGARPFVCKVCGKGFRQASTLCRHKIIHTQEKPHKCNQCGKAFNRSSTLNTHIRIHAGYKPFVCEFCGKGFHQKGNYKNHKLTHSGEKQFKCNICNKAFHQVYNLTFHMHTHNDKKPFTCGTCGKGFCRNFDLKKHIRKLHDGNSVTPPVNERSRVGIS from the exons ATGGCGAGCTCTGGTCACTTGGAGACAGTCGTGTCCTGTCCCAGACAGACGGCAAGGAATGGAACCTCCGCCACTACCTGCAATGGAGCTACCCCAAAGGCATTGGCCTTTTCCATCGAGAGAATCATGGCCAAGAACTCCGAACCGAGGAGCCCTACTGAACAAAGGCAAACCTTGGAGAAAGCAGAAggcaaaaaggttgggaaactgTGCTCCCCTGTCCCTTGTATGTTTCCTATCCAACCACTTCCTTATGATTTGCAGGCTAAAGCTCTGCTGAATTACTCGGAGGTATGGAAGTCTAACCTGAGGGGCTCACTCTGTACTTCTGCGGCAATGTGTAAATCTAACTGTGGGATGTGCTACAAAACTGACTTAAATTTAGGTCCTTCAATGATGTCTACTAACAGATTGATCAAACCTCAAGTCATCAATCAAACAGTCGCAATGCCTGCGAACGGCTCCCTTTATTATTTCAACTATCTGGACACGGCGTACCACCCTTCGGAGTTGCTTCATAATCACCACCTTTTCCCGTCTCATATCCTCGGCTCTCAGCCTCCGGCCTCACTTTCTGCTCACCAGAAATTACTTTTGTTGGAAAATGCTAAATTTGCCAGCCTGGCTGCGGAGAAATATCCAAGCCCACAATTTCCTCACAAAGAACGCATCCCGGGACAGTTGGACCAAGTGATCAAAGAGAACAGCAGCTTTCCAGTCGAAAAGAACGTCATTAAAAACCACCAGAAGCTGAACAACACCTCGAGCGACGGAAAACCCAAAAACTTTACCTGTGAAGTTTGTGGAAAG gtttttAATGCACATTATAATCTAACACGTCATATGCCCGTTCACACCGGAGCCAGACCGTTTGTCTGCaaagtctgtgggaaaggatttcgACAGGCTAGTACACTGTGCAGACACAAAATAATCCACACACAG GAGAAACCCCATAAATGTAATCAATGCGGAAAAGCTTTTAACCGAAGCTCCACTCTAAACACTCACATTCGGATCCATGCTGGCTACAAACCTTTTGTTTGCGAattctgtgggaaaggatttcaCCAAAAAG GAAACTACAAGAACCACAAATTGACGCATAGTGGAGAAAAACAGTTTAAATGTAATATCTGCAACAAAGCATTCCATCAGGTCTATAATTTGACATTTCACATGCATACTCACAATGACAAAAAGCCTTTCACTTGCGGCACTTGTGGGAAAGGGTTTTGTAGGAACTTTGACTTGAAGAAGCATATAAGAAAATTACATGATGGTAACTCAGTCACACCTCCTGTGAACGAACGCTCACGAGTGGGGATAAGTTAG